In Acropora palmata chromosome 7, jaAcrPala1.3, whole genome shotgun sequence, one genomic interval encodes:
- the LOC141886755 gene encoding multifunctional methyltransferase subunit TRM112-like protein, with the protein MRLLTHNMLKSHVKGVKNGYPLAIEVSNVVVNEVDFNPEFISRMIPKVEWAALLQAAEQVGQSEGLPAEVIPDYENDEEFLKKVHHVLLEVQVEEGSLVCPETGRKFPIKNGIPNMLLNEDEV; encoded by the exons ATGAGACTTTTGACGCATAATATGTTAAAATCTCATGTGAAAGGCGTGAAGAATGGCTACCCCTTGGCAATAGAG GTCAGTAATGTTGTCGTTAATGAAGTGGATTTTAATCCTGAGTTCATTTCTCGCATGATCCCGAAAGTAGAATGGGCTGCCCTTCTCCAGGCTGCTGAACAG GTGGGCCAATCAGAGGGTTTGCCTGCTGAAGTCATCCCAGACTATGAAAATGATGAGgagtttttaaagaaagtaCATCATGTACTGTTGGAG GTGCAAGTTGAAGAAGGATCACTGGTCTGCCCAGAGACTGGAAGAAAGTTTCCTATCAAAAATGGAATTCCTAATATGCTTTTGAATGAAGATGAAGTTTGA